From Salinicola endophyticus:
GTCGACCTCGCCGCGCAGCGGCGGACGTTCCGGTGCCGGGTTGGCCGAGGCGGCGTAGTAGGAGTCGACGTGACGCTCGGGGAAGGTCGCAGCAGAGGCTTGAGGCACGATGGCGGGCTCGCGTGTTGAATTTATTCGACGGATGCCAAGAGGGTAGCCGGTCCCGTCACGCGGCTCAACCGGCACCTGGCGCAAACACGACCGCGCCGGCATAAGCTGCCGGCGCGGTGAGAGAACGCGGAATAGGCGGGAGCGTCAGGCGCCGCCGGCACTCTGCCACTGGGGCTCGCCGTTGCGCATGGAAACCCGGTCGCCTTCGGGCTTCTTGTCGAGCTTGGCCTCGTGTACTTCGCCGTCGTAGCGGTAGCGCACGTCGTAGCCGACGGTCTCCTGCTTGGTGTCCTTGACCGTGTTGCAGCGCTGCTCTGTGGTGGTGTAGGTGTCACCCTGCTGCATCTGGCCCTGGACCTGATTGCCGGCGATGCCGCCGCCGACCGCACCGGCAGCCGTCATGATTTTCTTGCCACTGCCGCCGCCGAACTGGTTACCCACCACGCCGCCGACAATGGCGCCGATGGCGGTGCCGGCGATGCGGTGCTCGTCCTGCGCCGGGCGGCGGTGGGTGACGGTCACGTTATGACACTCCTGACGCGGCGTCTCGGAGGTCTGGGTGATAGGGTCGACGCTGATGATGTCGGCGTACTGCGGCTGGCTGTCGCCGGACTGGTAGGCGCCGATGGCAACACCGCCGGCGACGCCGAGGGCAGCGATGACGCCGCCAATGATGATCGATTTCTGCATGGCCTTGCTCCTCTTGCGGACCGGCTCGTGTTCCGTCGAGCCAGAGACGGAGACCCCGCGGTTCGCTCTGATCCCTTCGACTGCTGGTGAGCACTGCTAGTAAGTACTGGTGGCCATCGCCGATGGTATCTGCGCTAGCAAGTTACCGGTCGTTGCTCGCGGGCGACTGGGAGAGCGATGCGCCACGGGTGACGTCCCTGTCGTGATGGCGGCGAACCGCCTTCCGTCGGTGGCAGCGGCGTGGAAGACGCCGCCACTCGATGGACTCAGTTTAGTTCAGGCGGCGGCGAAGAGAAGGGCGCAACGAATTGTTGAACGCTGTTTTCATATTGACAACGAGGCGTCTGCAAGAGGCGACACTGCCGCTGAAAGCCCCGTGACGCGGGGCTTTCGCTGGCGTGTCTCAGCGGTTGCGGGCCTCGTTGGCCAGCTGCTGGAGCAGTTGCAACTGGTCGCCTTCCAGCTGAGGTGCCGGCGTCAGCTTGGCGCGCTGGGCGTCGCTCAGCTGCGAGGCCTGGCGCAGATCGGCACTGAGCAGTGGCAGTGCTGCCTGGTTGGGGGTTCGGTAGTAGGCATAGGTCGCCGAGCGCGCGGCGTTCTCCGGGCGTAGCATGAAGCTGATGAATTCACGCGCCAGCTGTGGATGGGGTGCGCGCTTGGGGATCACCAGCGTATCCACGCCGAGCTGCGACCCCTCTTCGGGAATGAAGAACTCAAGCTTGCCGTAGGTCTCCGGCGCATCTGCCTTGCGATAGTCCAGGTCGCCACTGTAGGTGACCGCGGCGCGGGTCACGCCGCGGGCGATCTGGTCGATGGCCGCGGTGCTGTCGGCGAAGCCGCTGAAGTTGGGGCGATGCAGGGTCTGGCTCACCAGCTTGGCGGCGGCGATCCAGTCGTCGCGCTGGGTGCAGTCGAAGCCGTGGCCCTGATAGACGCAGGCCATGCCGAACAGGACCTGCGGGTCACCGCCGAGCAGGGCGAAGGGTTGGTCCGGATTGACCTTCGGGTCGAGCAGCAGCGACCAGGAGTGGGCGGGGTCGGGGAACACCGTGGTGTCGTAGACGATCCCGGTGACGCCCCACAGATAGGGCACGCTGTAGGCGTCCTGGGGGTCGTAGCTGGGGTGGCGGAAGGCCGGCATCAGGTTGTCACGCCCCTGGATGTCGTCGCCCAGCGGCTGGATCAGCCCGGCTGCCACCAGTCTGGGCACGTAGTAGTCGGTGGGCACCACCACATCGAACTGGGCGTCGCCGCCGGCGACCAGCTTGGAGAACATCTCGGCGTTGGAGGTGAAGTAGCTCTGAACCACCTCGACCCCGTACTGTTTTTCGAACTCCTCTATCACGCCGGGGTCGGCGTACTCGGTCCAGTTGAAGAGGTAGAGCTTGTCCGGCGTCTGGGCCTGGGCGGCGGCGCTCAGCGACAGGCAGAGCGCGCTCAGGCAGAGGGCGGCGGTCGTGCGCATGCGGTATCACCTCGTGTCGGGGCGGCCGCGCGATGCTGAAAGCCAGGCATCGCGCGGCCGCCGTTGGGGGTCAGACCCGCAGCAGCAGGTGCTCGCGCTCCCACGAGCTGATGACCCGGAAGTAGGCCGAGTGCTCGGCGCGCTTCACCGCCAGGTAGCTGCGGGTGAAGCGTTCGCCCAGCAGGTCCGCCAGCGGTGCGCACTCGCTCAGCGCATTGAGCGCCGGGCCGATGTCGTCGGGCAGGGTATGGCCCATCGACCACGCCGAACCGGTCAGCGGCGGGCGCGGCTCGATCTGCGAGAGCATGCCGAGATAGCCGCAGGCGAGCGACGCCGCCATCACCAGATAGGGGTTGGCGTCGGCGCCAGCGAGGCGATTCTCGACCCGCGTGCCGGGCGCCGGGCCCACCGGTACGCGCAGGCCCACGGTGCGGTTGTCGTAGCCCCACTCGGTGTTGATCGGCACCGAGCTGTTGCTGCCGCCGGGCATCAATCGGCGGTAGGAGTTGACGTTGGGGGCGAAGAACGGCATCGCCGAGGGCAGGTACTGCTGCAGCCCGCCGATGTAGTGATGGAACAGCTTGCTGGGGCCGCCATCGGCGCCGGCGAACAGATTGTCACCGCTGTCGCGGTCGAGCAGGCTCTGGTGCAGATGCATCGAGCTGCCCGGCTCGTTGGCCATCGGCTTGGCCATGAAGGTGGCGTACATGTTGTGGCGCAGCGCGGTCTCGCGCAGGGTGCGCTTGAAGATCACTACCTGGTCGGCGAGACGCAGCGGGTCGCCGTGGCGGAAGTTGACCTCCATCTGTCCGGCACCCTCTTCGTGGGTCAGGGTGTCGATATCCAGCTGCTGCGCTTCGCAGTAGTCGTACATCTGCTCGAACAGCGGGTCGAACTCGTTGACCGCGTCGATGGAGAACGACTGACGGCTGCTCTCCTGGCGTCCCGAGCGTCCGATCGGTGGCTCCAGCGGGTAGTCGGAGTCGGTGTTGGTCTTGACCAGGTAGAACTCCAGCTCCGGCGCCATGATCGGCTGCCAGCCGCGGGCCTCGTAGAGCGCGAGGATGTGCTTGAGCACGTGACGCGGCGAGAGTTCCACCGGCTCGCCGTTCATGTAGAGACAGTCGTGGATGATCTGCGCGGTGGGGTCGTCGGCCCAGGGCACCAGATAGGCGGAGTCGGGGTCCGGCACCAGCTGCATGTCGAGTTCGGCCGGGTTCCAGAAGCGGATATCGTCGTCGTCGGGATAGCCGCCGGTGACCGTCTGGATGAAGATCGAGTCGGGCAGTCGGGTATGCCCGCCGCGCAGATACTTGCCGGCGGGCATGATCTTGCCCTTGAGGATACCGGTGAGATCGGACACCAGG
This genomic window contains:
- a CDS encoding glycine zipper 2TM domain-containing protein, translating into MQKSIIIGGVIAALGVAGGVAIGAYQSGDSQPQYADIISVDPITQTSETPRQECHNVTVTHRRPAQDEHRIAGTAIGAIVGGVVGNQFGGGSGKKIMTAAGAVGGGIAGNQVQGQMQQGDTYTTTEQRCNTVKDTKQETVGYDVRYRYDGEVHEAKLDKKPEGDRVSMRNGEPQWQSAGGA
- a CDS encoding spermidine/putrescine ABC transporter substrate-binding protein, giving the protein MRTTAALCLSALCLSLSAAAQAQTPDKLYLFNWTEYADPGVIEEFEKQYGVEVVQSYFTSNAEMFSKLVAGGDAQFDVVVPTDYYVPRLVAAGLIQPLGDDIQGRDNLMPAFRHPSYDPQDAYSVPYLWGVTGIVYDTTVFPDPAHSWSLLLDPKVNPDQPFALLGGDPQVLFGMACVYQGHGFDCTQRDDWIAAAKLVSQTLHRPNFSGFADSTAAIDQIARGVTRAAVTYSGDLDYRKADAPETYGKLEFFIPEEGSQLGVDTLVIPKRAPHPQLAREFISFMLRPENAARSATYAYYRTPNQAALPLLSADLRQASQLSDAQRAKLTPAPQLEGDQLQLLQQLANEARNR
- a CDS encoding glutamine synthetase family protein, with the protein product MSETPHHVLEEWFSHHGITEVECLVSDLTGILKGKIMPAGKYLRGGHTRLPDSIFIQTVTGGYPDDDDIRFWNPAELDMQLVPDPDSAYLVPWADDPTAQIIHDCLYMNGEPVELSPRHVLKHILALYEARGWQPIMAPELEFYLVKTNTDSDYPLEPPIGRSGRQESSRQSFSIDAVNEFDPLFEQMYDYCEAQQLDIDTLTHEEGAGQMEVNFRHGDPLRLADQVVIFKRTLRETALRHNMYATFMAKPMANEPGSSMHLHQSLLDRDSGDNLFAGADGGPSKLFHHYIGGLQQYLPSAMPFFAPNVNSYRRLMPGGSNSSVPINTEWGYDNRTVGLRVPVGPAPGTRVENRLAGADANPYLVMAASLACGYLGMLSQIEPRPPLTGSAWSMGHTLPDDIGPALNALSECAPLADLLGERFTRSYLAVKRAEHSAYFRVISSWEREHLLLRV